Part of the Leucobacter insecticola genome is shown below.
GTCGGTGGCACTTTCGCGACGATGAGGGGGTACTCGACGTTCGCGGCCACCCGCTTCGAGTGGAAAAGATTGAACTGCTGAAAGATCATGCCGATGCCACCGCGCACGACGCGCACGCGGGATTCCGGAAGATTGGTGATCTCGTCCGTGCCGACGAGGATCCGGCCCGAGGTCGCCCGCTCGAGTCCGTTGACGAGCCGCAGTAGCGTGCTCTTGCCCGCGCCCGAGTAGCCAATCACCGCGTGGATCTCGCCCGAGGCGACATCGATGGAGACGTCATCCACAGCAACAACCGGTGCCGCCTGTTTGCCGCGGGCCGGGTACTCCTTGCCAACGCCAATCAACTGTACGCGTGTCATCTGCGTCTCCTCATTATGTGTTCTCCCCGCATCCCAGCACTGATCGCGACGCGGCTGATCGACCTCACGGATCGGGGCGCCCGAAATTCGAACGCCCCGATCTTATGCGGTTTCAGACCGATTTACTTGTTCTTGCGAACCTGCTCTTCGGAATCCTTGAGGTACTGCTGCAGCTCCGATGCCGGGGTCTTCAGCAGAATTGCACTGTCACCCGAGTTCTCGAACACACCTGCCTGCACCTTTTCGGTGTTCTGGTAGATCTCGACGAGCTTCTTGTAGGTCGGGTTGTCGGCGTCAGCCTTCTTCGCCGCGAACACGTTGACGAAGAACTTCGCGCCCTCGTCTTCAGGATCATCCTGGTAGAGCGCCTCGTCAAACTTCAGGCCAGCCTCGGTGACGAAGTCGTTATTCACCACAGCGGCGTCGACATCAGACAGCGAGGTCGCCGTGAATGCCGCGTCCATCTCGGTCACGGTGATCTTCGACGCAGCGGTGTCGATGTCCGCGGGGGTCGAGAACAGCGTGCCGCCGTCCTTCAGCTTGATGAGACCGGCGGACTCCAAGACGTTCAGCGCACGGGCACGGTTCGTGGGGTCGGCGGGAATCGCCACTTTGCCACCCTCGGGGATCTCAGAAAGCTTCGTGTGCTTCGTGGAGAAGACGCCCAGCGGGTAAATCGCCGTCGAGCCGATCGGCACCAGATCATCGTTGTTCGCGACGTTGTAGTCGGCAAGATACACGATGTGCTGGAACTGATTCAGATCCAGTTCACCAGCGCTCAGCGCGGGGTTCGGCTGGTTGTAGTCGCTGAAGTCCTTGAGCTCGACCGTGATTCCCTCGTCAGCCGCTGCTGCGACGAAAGTATCCCAGTAGGGATCGCTCGCTCCCACTACGCCGATTTTGACGGTCTCGGCTGAAGTCTCGTCAGATGCCGGGCTTGAACACCCGGTCAGGGTGAGGGCAAGGGCAGTGAGTGACGCGGTTATCAGACCCGCTTTTTTCAGTGACATGGTGATCCATTCTGTCGGAGTTTCGTGAACGAGAGTGCTCGAGTGTCGCCGCAGATGCGGTTCACCCTCCCTGCGGCACGTCAACAGCCTGATGCACAACACCTTGGCGGCGCAATTTCGCGTGTCACACTGCGTCATCGTGACTCGCCCCGGCTCTCCCCGGCTCCGCAGATCGATGTGGGATACTGGGTAGCGACGCCACTGTGTCTCCGGCGGGCAGGCCGAAGCTCTTCATCCTTGAAAGGAACCCTCCGTTCACATGAATCAGCGAGCTGTGTCTCACCTCGAGGCTTGGAAGACCAAGCAGGAACTCGCAGAGCGGATGATCCCGCTGATCGGGCAGCTCTACCGTGACCGCGACATTGTAATGTCGGTGCACGGGCGCAGTCTGGTCGGCCGCTCCGCCATTGACATCATTCGCGCGCACAGCTTTGCGCGCAAGATTGACGACGTCGAGCTTCCGCTCGAAGAGACCTCCGCGGTGGTCGAGGCGCTTGCTGAGATCCAGCCCGGGCCGGTATCCATCGATCTCGCGCTCCTCGCGAACGGCTTCCGCGCTTCAGGATCCGCTGACCTGCACGCGTACCTGCGTGAGGCACTTGCGCCGGCGCTCGGTGCTCAGCCCAGCAAGGGCAGCGACGTTGTGCTGTATGGCTTCGGCCGTATCGGCCGCCTGCTCGCGCGCATCATCATTGAGCACACCGGCAGCGGCAACGGCCTAAACTTGCGTGCGATTGTTGTCCGCAAGGGTGCCGAGAATGATCTTGAGAAGCGTGCGAACCTGCTGCGTCGCGATTCTGTTCACGGCCCCTTCAACGGCACGATCAAGGTGCTGCCCGAGGAGAACGTGATCCTCGCCAACGGTGTGCGGATCCAGGTCATCTACTCGAACGACCCGGCCGATGTTGACTACACCGCCTACGGCATCGAGGACGCGATCCTCGTCGACAACACCGGCCGCTGGCGCGACAGCGAAGGCCTCAGCCAGCACCTGAAGAACAAGGGCATCGCTCGCGTGCTGCTGACCGCGCCGGGCAAGGGCGACATGCTGAACGTCGTCTACGGCGTCAACAGCTCAAGCATCACCGATGCGCACACGATTCTGAGCGCTGCTTCGTGCACCACCAACGCGATCACTCCGGTACTCAAGGTCATCAATGACAAGTTCGGCGTGAAGCAGGGGCACGTCGAGACCGTGCACTCGTACACGAACGATCAGAACCTGATCGACAACTTCCACAAGGGCGACCGCCGCGGCCGTTCTGCCGCACTGAATATGGTGCTCGCGGAGACCGGTGCTGCCAAGGCCGTTTCGAAGGCGCTCCCCGAATTTGAAGGCAAGCTCACCGGAAACGCGATCCGCGTGCCTACGCCGGACGTCTCTATGGCGGTCTTGAACCTGCAGCTTGAGACCGAGACCAACCGTGACGAAATCAACTCCTTCCTGGAGAAGGTCTCGCTCACCGGAGCTTTGCGCACCCAGATCGACTACGTTGAGTCGCCGGAGATCGTATCGACGGACTTCGTCGGCTCCAACCGGGCAGGCATCGTTGACGGTCTTGCAACGATCGTGACCGGTAACACCGCCGTGCTGTACGTCTGGTACGACAACGAGTACGGCTACAGCTGCCAGGTCGTGCGGATCATCGAGCAGCTCGCAGGCAGCCACCCGGCACACCTGCCGGCGCTCGAAGCATAGCCAACACAGCAGAGTTTCATCATCTGCGCTCGCGGGCGTGCTGAAGCGCTATCCTGAAAGAAATCCGAATAGAGAGAGGACCCACGATGTCCGAGAAGTATCTCATTGGAGTAGACGGATCAGAGCAGAGCAGGGTTGCCCTCGCCTGGGGCCTTGCTCGCGCAACCGAGCGCGGCGCAGATGTCGAGCTCCTGCATGTTGCCGATGACTCGTTCCTATCAGAGAGTGTTGCCTTCCTCTCGGAGGCGCAGAAAGCCTCCGAGCAGATGCTGAACGCGGAGATCGAGTACGCGCGCAGTCTCGGCTTTACGGGCAAGATCACCGGTAACGCGGTGGTCGGTCACCCGATCGCCGAACTCGAAGAGGCATCGCGTAGCGCTGATCTTCTGGTGCTCGGCGCTCACAGCGGCAGCCGTCTCGCCGGATCCTTCTTTGGCACCCGCGCAGTGAAGGCCGCCGCTACCGCGCACTGCCCGGTGGCGGTGATCCCGAACAACGACGCGAACCCCAATGCGGCCGTCGTCGTCGGTGTCGACGGATCCGAAGCCTCGAAGAAGGCAATCGCGTTTGCCGCCGAGGAAGCTTCCTTCCGCGGTCTCGCGCTCGTCGCGGTCTATGCGTGGATGCCGCCGCTCACCCCGGGGCTGGAGTACCTGTGGAGTGAAGAACTCGTTGATTCGCAGCGCTCGGCCGCCGAGGAAGCGATCGCTATCGGCGTTGCGGGGCTCGCAACCCGCTACCCGGATCTCGAGATCCGGCGCGAGATCGTGCAGGCGCCCCCGGTTGCCGCTCTTGTGCAGGCAGCGGAGGGCGCTGAACTGGTGGTCGTGGGAAGCCGCGGTCGCGGTGGTCTCTCCCGGCTACTCCTCGGTTCGGTCAGCCACGGCGTGCTCCAGGCGCTCCCCTGCCCGGTGATTGTGACGCGGGCGTAGTTTTGCGCACGGTGAGGGCGGGCACATGACCGCGGTCAAGATCGAGCGGCTCATCACCTCCGGGTTCATTGGTACCGGGCAACCGGGACTTCCCCCGGAGGGGATCAAGCTCGAAAACAACGTCTGGTTTGTTGGGGATGACACCGAGGTGCTCGTCATCGACGCGGCGCACGATGCTGAGGAGATTGTGCGGACCGTGGGCGAGCGCGACACGCTCGGGATCCTCCTGACCCACGGACACGAGGACCACATTGGTGCTGCAGTTGAGGCAGCCAGACTTCTCGATACCCACATCTATTTACACCCGGATGACCTGTTTCTTTGGGACCAGCTCTACGAAGAAGCCAGCCCTGACTTTCAGCTCACTGAAGGTGCGACGTTTTCGGTCGCCGGCGTTGATCTCACTGCAGTGCACACCCCGGGCCACACCCCAGGGTCGATGTGTTTTGTCGCGCAGGATCTGAACACGGTGTTTTCGGGCGACACACTCTTCCAGGGTGGACCGGGGGCCACCCGCTGGGAGTACTCAAGTTTCCCGCAGATCGTCGAATCGATTCAGACCAGCTTGTTCACGCTGCCCGGCAGCATGACCGTGCAGCCGGGTCACGGCGATCACACCAGTATCGAGGCTGAAGCCCCGGCGCTTGACGCCTGGCTCGCGCGGGGCTGGTGATCAGTCTCCCGCGGGGTACATGGGATTGTGACCCGCGGTGACACGCTCATGTGGTGGGACCGGTCCCGGAGCAGTGCCTGCCCCAAATGGCGCGTCGCCAAGGTTCTCGCGTCCGTGCGGTTCGAGCCAGTCGGAAAGATCCGGGCCGGCGGGGACGATCCCCGTGGGATTGATGTCACTGTGCGTGATGTAGTAGTGCTCTTTGATCTCTTGGAAATCAACAGTGTCGCCAAAGCCGGGTGTCTGGAATAGATCGCGTGCGTAGGCCCACAGATGTGGCATCTCGCTCAGGCGTTGACGGTTCGTCTTGAAATGACCGTGATACACGGGATCAAAGCGGACAAGCGTGGTGAAGAGTCGCACGTCCGCCTCGGTGATGCGATCCCCCATCAGGAACCTGCGAGTCGCGAGGCGATCCTCAAGCCAATCGAGCGTCGACCACAAACGTGCGTACGCCTCGTCGTAGGCCGCCTGACTGCCCGCAAAGCCGCAGCGATACACGCCATTGTTGACCTCGGTGAACACGCGGTTCATGAGCGGCCACATTTCCTCGCGATGCTCAACCGGGAGAAGATCGGGCGCGCCCTCGCGATGAAACTCCCGCCACTCGGTCGAGAAGTCGAGCGTGATTTGGGGGTAGTCATTGGTGACGACAGCGCCCGAGGGTATGTCCACGATCGCGGGGACGGTGATCCCACGTGGATAATCGGGGAACCTGGCGAAGTAGTTGCTTTGCAGCCGTTCAGTGCCAAGCACTGGATCGCGCCCGTCGGGATCCAGATCAAAGGTCCAGGATCGGGCGTCATGCACGGGGCCGGGAAGCCCGATAGAGATCACATCTTCAAGACCCAGGAGCCTGCGCACGATGAGCGTTCGGTTCGCCCACGGGCACGCCCGTGCCGCAACCAGTCGGTAGCGGTGCGGCTCGACCGGCCACGCCTGTGCCCCGTCGCTGAGGCCAGCGCCAACCGTGCCAATCTTCGATGCGGGTGGAGCGGGGAGCTGACGCACGGCATCCGGATCCGCGACGATGCGATCCTCGATGTACTGCGTATCGCGTTCGAAGGCTTCTCCGTCGGTGACGTAGCTTCCCCTGGTCGAGTACTCGTTTTGTGCTGACACGTTGGTCCTCCTTGAGTGTGCGGTCGCGCTAGAGCGTGTGGAACGTTCGATCCTGATACACCATTGCGGCGTCCGACTCGCCGAAATGCGCGCCCAACACCTCCGCGATCACGACGACGGATGAGCCCACACCGAGCGAGTGAAGAGTTTGGCACCGCAGGGCGACCCGCGAGTCGCGCAGGAATGGTTCTCCCGTCTCGAGATATTCCCAGCCCTGCTCCGCTGTAAACCGTTCAGAGCCGGAAACGGCAAAGGTTTGCGCGATCTCAGTGTGCCTGCGGTCGAGCAAGTGCACCATGTAGGTGTCGGCGCCAAGGATCCCTCCCGCACTCCCCGTCGCACGCGTGACGGAGAAGGACAGCGTTGGTGGATCAATACCCACCGAGGCCACACTTGACGCTGTGAGGCCGACAGGCCCCTCGGGGGTCTGCGCGG
Proteins encoded:
- a CDS encoding MetQ/NlpA family ABC transporter substrate-binding protein, which codes for MSLKKAGLITASLTALALTLTGCSSPASDETSAETVKIGVVGASDPYWDTFVAAAADEGITVELKDFSDYNQPNPALSAGELDLNQFQHIVYLADYNVANNDDLVPIGSTAIYPLGVFSTKHTKLSEIPEGGKVAIPADPTNRARALNVLESAGLIKLKDGGTLFSTPADIDTAASKITVTEMDAAFTATSLSDVDAAVVNNDFVTEAGLKFDEALYQDDPEDEGAKFFVNVFAAKKADADNPTYKKLVEIYQNTEKVQAGVFENSGDSAILLKTPASELQQYLKDSEEQVRKNK
- a CDS encoding glyceraldehyde-3-phosphate dehydrogenase, with product MNQRAVSHLEAWKTKQELAERMIPLIGQLYRDRDIVMSVHGRSLVGRSAIDIIRAHSFARKIDDVELPLEETSAVVEALAEIQPGPVSIDLALLANGFRASGSADLHAYLREALAPALGAQPSKGSDVVLYGFGRIGRLLARIIIEHTGSGNGLNLRAIVVRKGAENDLEKRANLLRRDSVHGPFNGTIKVLPEENVILANGVRIQVIYSNDPADVDYTAYGIEDAILVDNTGRWRDSEGLSQHLKNKGIARVLLTAPGKGDMLNVVYGVNSSSITDAHTILSAASCTTNAITPVLKVINDKFGVKQGHVETVHSYTNDQNLIDNFHKGDRRGRSAALNMVLAETGAAKAVSKALPEFEGKLTGNAIRVPTPDVSMAVLNLQLETETNRDEINSFLEKVSLTGALRTQIDYVESPEIVSTDFVGSNRAGIVDGLATIVTGNTAVLYVWYDNEYGYSCQVVRIIEQLAGSHPAHLPALEA
- a CDS encoding universal stress protein gives rise to the protein MSEKYLIGVDGSEQSRVALAWGLARATERGADVELLHVADDSFLSESVAFLSEAQKASEQMLNAEIEYARSLGFTGKITGNAVVGHPIAELEEASRSADLLVLGAHSGSRLAGSFFGTRAVKAAATAHCPVAVIPNNDANPNAAVVVGVDGSEASKKAIAFAAEEASFRGLALVAVYAWMPPLTPGLEYLWSEELVDSQRSAAEEAIAIGVAGLATRYPDLEIRREIVQAPPVAALVQAAEGAELVVVGSRGRGGLSRLLLGSVSHGVLQALPCPVIVTRA
- a CDS encoding MBL fold metallo-hydrolase, giving the protein MTAVKIERLITSGFIGTGQPGLPPEGIKLENNVWFVGDDTEVLVIDAAHDAEEIVRTVGERDTLGILLTHGHEDHIGAAVEAARLLDTHIYLHPDDLFLWDQLYEEASPDFQLTEGATFSVAGVDLTAVHTPGHTPGSMCFVAQDLNTVFSGDTLFQGGPGATRWEYSSFPQIVESIQTSLFTLPGSMTVQPGHGDHTSIEAEAPALDAWLARGW
- a CDS encoding glutathione S-transferase family protein; amino-acid sequence: MSAQNEYSTRGSYVTDGEAFERDTQYIEDRIVADPDAVRQLPAPPASKIGTVGAGLSDGAQAWPVEPHRYRLVAARACPWANRTLIVRRLLGLEDVISIGLPGPVHDARSWTFDLDPDGRDPVLGTERLQSNYFARFPDYPRGITVPAIVDIPSGAVVTNDYPQITLDFSTEWREFHREGAPDLLPVEHREEMWPLMNRVFTEVNNGVYRCGFAGSQAAYDEAYARLWSTLDWLEDRLATRRFLMGDRITEADVRLFTTLVRFDPVYHGHFKTNRQRLSEMPHLWAYARDLFQTPGFGDTVDFQEIKEHYYITHSDINPTGIVPAGPDLSDWLEPHGRENLGDAPFGAGTAPGPVPPHERVTAGHNPMYPAGD
- a CDS encoding flavin reductase family protein; this encodes MASTHGDASIPVEFSGAEALKRAFREHPAGVSLITAQTPEGPVGLTASSVASVGIDPPTLSFSVTRATGSAGGILGADTYMVHLLDRRHTEIAQTFAVSGSERFTAEQGWEYLETGEPFLRDSRVALRCQTLHSLGVGSSVVVIAEVLGAHFGESDAAMVYQDRTFHTL